Proteins encoded in a region of the Kryptolebias marmoratus isolate JLee-2015 linkage group LG14, ASM164957v2, whole genome shotgun sequence genome:
- the LOC108230934 gene encoding transcription factor 7-like 1-C has product MDLIKEFEQIVEGMEWGEMVSTLEETVLTLMGDPSVPPNPSSSPPPPPPLFLPAEPDFSPLPQTGGAHIGAFSGCPCLGSAPDNPADVQGQGQGQGQGQFISVPVVPLPHNIVLHPVGLLNGVVLFEALPAAAPLNTCSSEKKQREENYVKKPPNAFMLFLKEQQPKLLAELRGQSSRAVNKILGQRWKSLSPEGQAEYYQQAAQEWRLHELRHPQWSTSDNYGKKRKRQRRRRRDEASAETQQAKLFCETPPQTDSSSSLPAETEPQMRFVSEDIRGLSQRTNPRLRPSFTEFNK; this is encoded by the exons ATGGACCTGATCAAAGAGTTTGAACAGATCGTAGAGGGGATGGAGTGGGGGGAGATGGTTTCCACCCTCGAGGAGACCGTCTTAACCCTGATGGGTGACCCTTCTGTCCCTCCAAATCCTtcgtcctctcctcctcctcctcctcctcttttcctcccTGCTGAGCCTGACTTCAGCCCCCTCCCTCAGACAGGAGGGGCTCATATTGGAGCATTCAGTGGGTGCCCCTGCCTGGGATCAGCTCCTGATAACCCAGCAGATGttcagggacagggacagggacagggacagggacag tttATCAGCGTACCTGTGGTCCCCCTCCCTCACAACATCGTCCTGCATCCTGTTGGACTGTT GAACGGAGTGGTGTTGTTTGAggctcttcctgctgctgctcctctgaacacctgcagctcaga aaagaagcagagGGAAGAGAATTATGTGAAAAAGCCTCCAAACgccttcatgttgtttttaaaagagcagCAGCCGAAGCTGCTGGCTGAGCTCCGGGgacagagcagcagagctgtGAACAAAATCCTCGGACAGAGG TGGAAGTCTCTGTCTCCTGAGGGACAGGCTGAATATTACCAGCAGGCTGCGCAGGAATGGCGCCTCCATGAACTGAGACACCCCCAGTGGTCCACCAGCGACAACTAT ggcaagaagaggaagaggcagaggaggaggaggagggatgaag CGTCTGCAGAAACCCAGCAGGCCAAACTCTTCTGTGAGACGCCTCCACAGACAGACTCTTCGTCCTCTCTGCCAGCTGAGACTGAGCCTCAGATGAGATTTGTCTCAGAGGACATCAGAGGACTGTCTCAGAGGACCAACCCTCGTCTCAGACCCTCTTTTACTgagttcaataaataa
- the zgc:63972 gene encoding protein CutA homolog gives MAFTEAKRMQLPLQRCHREALTNAALRSVLLITSLFLVLSVSMYPGLRSLAVRLHAVLTGGYTPGHYSVLLINSPNEQGAKDIGRAVMERRLAAGVNVFPKTSTMYYWKGEIQDATETLILVRTKTSRIQQIMDFVRSIHPYSNPEVLSFPVEDSSLAYMKWMDEAIPDD, from the exons ATGGCGTTTACTGAAGCTAAAAGGATGCAGCTGCCGCTGCAGAGATGCCACAGAGAAGCGCTCACAAACGCAGCCCTCCGGTCGGTGCTGCTCATTACAAGCTTG TTCTTGGTGCTGTCTGTGTCCATGTATCCCGGTTTGAGGTCCTTAGCGGTCCGTCTTCATGCAGTCTTAACGGGAGGCTACACACCGGGCCACTACTCCGTCCTTCTCATCAACAGTCCCAACGAACAGGGAGCGAAGGACATTGGCAG GGCTGTCATGGAAAGACGTCTGGCAGCTGGCGTTAACGTTTTCCCCAAGACCTCCACAAT gtACTATTGGAAAGGTGAAATCCAGGATGCTACCGAAACCCTGATA CTGGTGCGAACAAAGACCTCCAGGATCCAGCAAATTATGGATTTTGTGAG GTCCATCCATCCCTATTCAAACCCAGAAGTCCTCAGTTTTCCGGTGGAAGACAGCAGCCTGGCCTACATGAAGTGGATGGACGAAGCCATCCCAGATGACTGA
- the fbxw2 gene encoding F-box/WD repeat-containing protein 2, whose translation MDNTAFEGWLESVSATFLSLNDQQRNVSLDHLISLSGAAQLRHLSNGLETLLKRDFLRLLPLELTFYLLQWLDPETLLTCCLVCKQWNKVINSCTEVWQGVCRELGWRIDESIQDASHWKGVYLKAKLRMMQLKDQEAFVTSSLIGHSARVYALYYKDGLLCTGSDDLSAKLWDVRTGQCIYGIQTHTCATVKFDEQKLVTGSFDNTIACWEWSTGAKIQQFRGHTGAVFSVDYNDELDVLVSGSADFSVKVWSLSAGACLNTLTGHTEWVTKVILQKSEVESMVHSPGDYILLSADKYEIKVWPLGREINCKCLKTLSVSEDRSITLQPRLQFDGRYIICSSDLGVYQWDFASFEILRVIKMQDPANLSLLSFGEVFALLFDNHFLYVMDLRTEAISGRWPLPAYRKSKRGSSFLAGVTSWLNGLDGCNDSGLVFATSMPDHSIHLVLWKENG comes from the exons ATGGACAATACGGCGTTTGAGGGGTGGCTGGAGTCAGTCTCTGCCACTTTCCTTTCACTTAATGACCAGCAGCGCAACGTGTCCCTGGACCACCTTATATCTTTAAGTGGTGCTGCCCAGCTCCGTCACCTGTCCAATGGGCTAGAGACGCTGCTGAAACGTGACTTCCTGCGACTGCTTCCCCTGGAGCTGACCTTCTACCTGCTGCAGTGGCTGGATCCTGAGACCCTGCTCACCTGCTGCCTGGTCTGCAAACAATGGAATAAG GTGATAAACTCGTGTACCGAGGTGTGGCAGGGCGTGTGTCGAGAGCTGGGCTGGAGGATCGATGAATCCATTCAGGATGCGTCACACTGGAAGGGGGTCTACCTAAAGGCGAAACTGCGCATGATGCAGCTGAAGGATCAGGAGGCCTTTGTGACATCCTCACTCATCGGCCACAGCGCTCGGGTCTACGCCCTCTATTATAAGGACGGCCTCCTCTGCACAG GTTCTGACGACCTTTCTGCCAAATTATGGGATGTGCGCACAGGACAGTGCATTTATGGAATTCAGACACACACCTGTGCCACGGTGAAATTTGATGAACAGAAGCTTGTGACCGGATCCTTTGACAACACTATTGCATGCTGGGAGTGGAGCACCGGGGCTAAAATCCAGCAGTTTCGTGGCCACACAGGAGCAG TTTTCAGTGTGGACTACAACGACGAGCTGGATGTGCTGGTCAGCGGCTCTGCAGACTTCTCAGTGAAGGTCTGGTCTTTGTCTGCTGGTGCCTGTCTCAACACTCTCACTGGACACACTGAGTGGGTCACCAAG GTGATACTACAGAAGAGTGAAGTAGAATCGATGGTCCACAGTCCCGGTGATTATATCCTCCTTAGTGCTGACAAGTATGAAATTAAG GTTTGGCCTTTAGGCAGAGAAATCAACTGCAAGTGTTTGAAAACGCTGTCAGTGTCTGAGGACCGCAGCATCACCCTTCAGCCTCGCCTGCAGTTTGATGGCCGCTACATCATCTGCAGTTCAGACCTGGGTGTTTATCAGTGGGACTTTGCCAGTTTTGAAATTTTAAG AGTAATAAAAATGCAAGACCCAGCCAACCTGTCCCTGCTCAGCTTCGGTGAGGTGTTTGCACTCCTTTTTGATAACCACTTCCTGTATGTGATGGACCTAAGGACAGAGGCCATTTCAGGCCGTTGGCCTCTACCGGCCTACAGGAAATCTAAACGAGGCTCCAGCTTCCTGGCGGGCGTGACCTCCTGGCTCAATGGCCTGGACGGGTGCAATGACTCTGGCCTGGTGTTTGCCACCAGCATGCCTGACCATAGTATTCACTTAGTTCTGTGGAAGGAGAATGGGTAG